A section of the Bradyrhizobium oligotrophicum S58 genome encodes:
- a CDS encoding amidase produces MDSICDKTAGELVKLLKTKAISPVGLLDSCLARIAAVNPAVNAVVTLDEVGARAAAKAAEAELVRGEDKGPLHGLPVLIKDTQDTAGMRSTYGSPILANNVPAADQASVARLRAAGAIIFGKTNTPEWAAGGNTRNPVFGATGNPFDPMRSAAGSSGGSAVALACGMAPMASGSDTGGSLRNPAGFSGIVGMRPSYGLVASEKRAHGWSCLSTDGPMARNVGDTALMLSVMASDDPRDPLAYTLPGEAVRGAPARWATPPDVELGKLKLAFTEDFGFAPTEALIRRAFRARVARIAPLFADASEGAPDCGGADETFAVLRASLFLTQHGKNFRERPEMLGPNVRANVEEGLSYSLDDFSRASANQTRIYRAYQSFFAQHDVLISPTITLSPRPWSELYPAEIDGVPTRSYFHWLALAYAVTLAGHPALSLPLGLDENGLPFGLQIVGPRGGDALVLGVAAALEAAFAGDAELRRPQPDLAKLATLPPLSQTPGFMAWD; encoded by the coding sequence GTGGATTCGATTTGCGACAAGACGGCCGGCGAGCTGGTCAAGCTCCTGAAAACCAAGGCGATCTCGCCGGTCGGCCTGCTCGATTCGTGCCTTGCGCGGATCGCTGCGGTCAACCCGGCGGTCAATGCGGTCGTGACCCTGGACGAGGTGGGGGCGCGCGCGGCCGCCAAGGCCGCCGAGGCCGAGCTCGTCAGGGGCGAGGACAAGGGACCGCTGCACGGCCTGCCGGTCCTGATCAAGGACACGCAGGATACCGCCGGGATGCGCTCCACCTATGGCAGCCCGATCCTGGCCAACAATGTCCCCGCCGCCGATCAGGCTTCGGTGGCGCGGCTGCGCGCAGCCGGCGCGATCATTTTCGGCAAGACCAACACCCCGGAATGGGCGGCGGGCGGCAACACCCGCAATCCGGTGTTCGGCGCCACCGGCAATCCGTTCGATCCGATGCGCTCGGCGGCCGGCTCCTCCGGCGGCTCGGCGGTGGCGCTCGCCTGCGGCATGGCGCCGATGGCGTCGGGCTCCGACACCGGCGGCAGCTTGCGCAACCCGGCTGGCTTCTCCGGCATCGTCGGCATGCGGCCGTCCTATGGGCTGGTCGCCAGCGAGAAGCGGGCTCATGGCTGGTCGTGCCTGTCGACCGATGGGCCGATGGCGCGCAATGTCGGCGACACCGCGCTGATGTTGTCGGTGATGGCGAGCGACGATCCGCGCGATCCGCTCGCCTATACCTTGCCCGGCGAGGCGGTGCGCGGCGCGCCGGCGCGCTGGGCGACACCGCCTGATGTCGAGCTCGGCAAGCTCAAGCTGGCCTTCACGGAGGATTTCGGCTTCGCTCCGACCGAGGCGTTGATCCGCCGCGCCTTCCGCGCCCGCGTGGCGCGCATCGCGCCGCTGTTTGCCGATGCCAGCGAGGGCGCGCCGGATTGCGGCGGCGCCGACGAGACCTTCGCGGTGCTGCGCGCCTCGTTGTTCCTCACCCAGCACGGCAAGAATTTTCGCGAACGCCCTGAGATGCTCGGGCCGAACGTGCGCGCCAATGTCGAGGAGGGGTTGAGCTACAGCCTCGACGATTTTTCGCGCGCCTCCGCCAACCAGACCCGCATCTACCGCGCCTATCAGAGCTTCTTTGCGCAGCACGACGTGCTGATCAGCCCGACCATCACGCTCAGTCCGCGGCCATGGTCGGAGCTGTATCCGGCCGAGATCGACGGCGTGCCGACGCGATCCTACTTCCATTGGCTGGCGCTGGCCTATGCGGTGACGCTCGCCGGCCATCCCGCGCTCAGCCTGCCGCTCGGTCTCGACGAGAACGGTTTGCCGTTCGGGCTGCAGATCGTAGGTCCCCGTGGCGGCGATGCGCTGGTGCTCGGCGTCGCCGCAGCGCTGGAGGCGGCGTTCGCCGGTGATGCCGAGCTGCGCCGGCCGCAGCCTGATCTGGCGAAGCTCGCCACCCTGCCGCCGCTGTCGCAGACCCCTGGTTTCATGGCGTGGGATTGA
- the mgtE gene encoding magnesium transporter: MNETLDVAPADASLPDRGTMRTESGEIRSEFIQTITAAIAAEDEAFLRAEVAELHEADLGDLIAALAPDDRVRLVELTGTDFDFSALNEVDDAVREEILEELEPATVAEGVRELESDDAVELLESLDEEDKEQILEHLPPSERDVLARSLDYPEGSAGRRMQSEFIAVPLAWTVGQAIDYMRETPDLPERFYEIYAVDDARHWQGAVSLDALLRARRPVPLADLIDEDRRRVTVTDDLAEVARLFGKYNLVAAPVVDAENRLAGVITIDDVVDVIEEEADEDFKALGGVSGDEELSDSVWTIAKGRFNWLLVNLATAFLASSVLGLFEGQLQQMVALAVLAPIVASQGGNAATQTMTVAVRALATRELGPNNAMRVVLREGLVGLVNGLAFALITGIAAVAWFKMPGLGIVIGLAIISNLVAGALGGILIPMVLERVRADPAVASGTFVTTVTDVVGFFSFLGIATLWFGLK, encoded by the coding sequence ATGAACGAGACATTGGACGTTGCCCCCGCCGATGCAAGTCTACCCGATCGCGGGACGATGCGCACCGAGTCCGGCGAGATTCGCTCCGAATTCATCCAGACCATCACCGCGGCAATCGCCGCCGAGGACGAGGCGTTCCTGCGCGCCGAAGTCGCCGAGCTGCACGAGGCCGATCTCGGCGATCTGATCGCGGCGCTCGCGCCGGACGACCGCGTCAGGCTGGTGGAACTGACCGGCACCGACTTCGACTTTTCGGCGCTGAACGAGGTCGATGACGCGGTCCGCGAGGAGATCCTCGAAGAGCTGGAGCCGGCCACCGTCGCCGAGGGCGTCCGCGAGCTCGAATCCGACGATGCGGTCGAGCTGCTGGAGAGCCTCGACGAGGAGGACAAGGAGCAGATCCTCGAACATTTGCCGCCGTCGGAGCGCGACGTGCTCGCGCGCAGCCTCGACTATCCCGAGGGCTCGGCCGGCCGGCGCATGCAGAGCGAGTTCATCGCGGTTCCGCTCGCCTGGACGGTCGGCCAGGCGATCGACTACATGCGCGAGACGCCGGATCTGCCCGAGCGGTTCTATGAGATTTATGCGGTGGACGATGCGCGGCACTGGCAGGGGGCGGTCTCGCTCGATGCGCTGCTGCGCGCCCGCCGTCCGGTGCCGCTCGCCGACCTGATCGACGAGGATCGCCGCCGCGTCACCGTCACCGACGATCTGGCCGAAGTGGCGCGGCTGTTCGGCAAGTACAATCTGGTCGCTGCTCCCGTCGTCGATGCCGAGAACCGGCTGGCCGGCGTCATCACCATCGATGACGTCGTCGACGTGATCGAGGAGGAGGCCGACGAGGACTTCAAGGCGCTCGGCGGCGTGTCCGGCGACGAGGAACTGTCCGACAGCGTCTGGACCATCGCCAAGGGGCGCTTCAACTGGCTGCTGGTCAATCTCGCCACCGCCTTCCTGGCGTCGTCAGTGCTCGGCCTGTTCGAAGGCCAGCTGCAGCAGATGGTCGCGCTCGCCGTGCTCGCGCCGATCGTGGCCAGCCAGGGCGGCAATGCCGCGACGCAGACCATGACGGTCGCCGTGCGAGCGCTGGCGACGCGCGAGCTCGGACCGAACAATGCGATGCGCGTGGTGCTGCGCGAGGGGCTGGTGGGCCTCGTCAACGGGCTCGCCTTCGCCCTGATCACCGGCATCGCCGCGGTCGCCTGGTTCAAGATGCCGGGGCTCGGCATCGTGATCGGGCTCGCCATCATCTCCAACCTCGTGGCCGGCGCACTCGGCGGCATACTGATCCCGATGGTGCTCGAGCGGGTCCGGGCCGATCCCGCCGTGGCGTCCGGAACCTTCGTCACCACCGTGACCGACGTGGTTGGTTTCTTCTCGTTTCTGGGCATCGCGACGCTGTGGTTCGGCCTGAAATAA
- a CDS encoding aldo/keto reductase, whose amino-acid sequence MLTIEANGARIPALGLGTWELRGRTCARIVEQALTLGYRHIDTAQVYENEQEVGEGLRASHVRRSEVFLTTKVWTTHFAPHDLERSTKESLVRLRVSEVDLLLLHWPNPHVPLTETLGALAHAKTLGLARHVGVSNFTVALLDEAVAASPEPLVCNQVEYHPYLDQTKVREACSQHGIAMVAYSPIAKGKIKNDPTLTRIGQAHGKSPAQICLRWLVQQNVVAIPRTSKIERLSENLDIFDFELSEQDMADIFAMGSPEGRMTNFAFAPKWD is encoded by the coding sequence ATGCTGACGATCGAGGCCAACGGTGCCAGGATTCCAGCTTTGGGTCTGGGAACCTGGGAATTGCGCGGGCGCACCTGCGCCCGCATCGTCGAGCAGGCGCTCACCCTCGGCTATCGGCACATCGACACCGCCCAGGTCTATGAGAACGAGCAGGAGGTCGGCGAAGGCCTGCGCGCTTCCCACGTCAGGCGCAGCGAGGTGTTCCTGACCACCAAGGTGTGGACCACGCATTTCGCGCCGCATGATCTCGAACGCTCGACCAAGGAAAGCCTGGTCCGCCTGCGCGTCTCCGAGGTCGATCTGCTGCTGCTGCACTGGCCCAATCCGCACGTGCCGCTGACCGAGACGCTCGGCGCGCTGGCCCACGCCAAGACGCTTGGCCTGGCGCGCCATGTCGGCGTGTCCAACTTCACCGTCGCCTTGCTCGACGAGGCAGTGGCGGCGTCGCCGGAACCCCTGGTGTGCAACCAGGTCGAGTATCATCCTTATCTGGATCAGACCAAGGTCCGCGAGGCTTGCTCACAGCATGGCATCGCGATGGTCGCCTACAGCCCGATTGCCAAGGGCAAGATCAAGAACGACCCGACCTTGACGCGCATCGGTCAGGCCCATGGCAAGAGCCCGGCGCAGATCTGTCTGCGCTGGCTGGTGCAACAGAATGTCGTGGCGATTCCGCGCACATCGAAGATCGAACGGCTGTCCGAGAACCTGGACATCTTCGATTTCGAGCTGTCCGAGCAGGACATGGCCGACATCTTCGCCATGGGCAGCCCCGAGGGGCGGATGACCAACTTCGCCTTCGCGCCGAAATGGGATTGA
- a CDS encoding RidA family protein, producing the protein MSDSSSWPFSLVRRAGGLVFLSGEIPVADDGTIPEGIAAQTDLTFKLIGETLAEEGLSLADVVSCMVHLADKADFAEYNAAYRKHFKDPLPVRTTVQAQMIADVKIEITVVAAART; encoded by the coding sequence ATGTCCGATTCCTCGTCATGGCCGTTCTCGCTGGTGCGCCGCGCCGGTGGTCTGGTGTTCTTGTCGGGCGAGATCCCGGTGGCCGATGACGGCACGATTCCGGAAGGGATCGCGGCGCAGACCGATCTGACGTTCAAGCTGATCGGCGAGACGCTGGCGGAGGAGGGCCTGTCGCTCGCCGACGTCGTGTCCTGCATGGTGCATCTCGCCGACAAGGCCGATTTCGCTGAATACAACGCGGCCTATCGCAAGCACTTCAAGGATCCGCTGCCGGTGCGCACCACGGTGCAGGCGCAGATGATTGCGGATGTGAAGATCGAGATCACGGTCGTCGCCGCGGCGCGGACCTGA
- a CDS encoding polysaccharide deacetylase family protein — MRDRKSACVGRPTWLAVLLGTVAGIALSLAPSGASAADCPGHPNALGTSRVLVVDPREHPRIGAMQYKETLPLKDHEVVITFDDGPLPKYSNQVLQILADQCVKATFFTIGRQAKADPEGVRKLAAAGHTIGTHSQNHPLSFNKMTLDQVKPEVDEGISWTTAALTDPSALSPFFRVPGLLRGDAVESYAATLGLQLWSADFLADDWRSISGTKVHELAIKRLEARGKGILLLHDIHARTVAALPKILAELKAKNYRIVHVVAATPDRPATPTDPEDWLVHRPSDETPVAKWPAITPADLAGADTRARAELDDFGILDVPPATPAVRKPAWPRPSLGSRLATAPSLPAPSAELFAWPPVAPLSAPHRQVARAESSAPKASASKASASKVSASKAVAAKPAQRPVRLASLRKR; from the coding sequence ATGCGTGATCGTAAGTCTGCTTGCGTCGGACGGCCAACATGGCTCGCAGTGCTGCTGGGCACCGTCGCCGGAATTGCCTTGAGCTTGGCACCATCAGGCGCATCGGCCGCCGACTGTCCCGGCCATCCCAACGCGCTCGGCACATCGCGCGTGCTGGTGGTCGACCCGCGCGAGCATCCGCGGATCGGCGCCATGCAGTACAAGGAGACGCTGCCTCTCAAAGATCACGAGGTGGTCATCACCTTCGATGACGGGCCGCTGCCGAAATACAGCAATCAGGTGCTGCAGATCCTCGCCGACCAATGCGTCAAGGCGACGTTCTTCACGATCGGGCGCCAGGCCAAGGCCGATCCCGAAGGCGTGCGGAAGCTCGCAGCCGCAGGCCACACCATCGGCACCCACAGCCAGAACCATCCGCTGAGCTTCAACAAGATGACGCTCGACCAGGTCAAGCCGGAGGTCGACGAGGGCATCAGCTGGACGACGGCGGCGTTGACCGATCCGTCCGCGCTGTCGCCGTTCTTCCGCGTGCCCGGCCTGCTCCGCGGCGATGCCGTGGAGAGCTACGCGGCAACGCTCGGCCTGCAGCTCTGGAGCGCGGACTTCCTGGCCGACGACTGGCGCAGTATCTCCGGCACCAAGGTCCATGAGCTCGCGATCAAGCGGCTGGAGGCGCGCGGCAAAGGCATCCTGCTGCTGCACGACATCCACGCACGCACCGTGGCGGCGCTGCCGAAGATCCTTGCCGAGCTGAAGGCCAAGAACTACCGGATCGTGCACGTCGTGGCGGCGACGCCCGACCGGCCGGCGACGCCGACCGACCCCGAGGACTGGCTGGTGCACCGCCCGTCGGACGAGACGCCGGTTGCCAAATGGCCCGCGATCACGCCGGCCGACCTCGCCGGCGCGGACACCCGCGCGCGTGCGGAACTCGACGATTTCGGAATTCTCGATGTGCCGCCCGCAACACCCGCCGTGCGGAAGCCGGCATGGCCGCGTCCCTCGCTCGGCTCGCGGCTGGCAACGGCACCATCGCTGCCGGCGCCCTCGGCCGAGCTGTTCGCCTGGCCGCCGGTCGCGCCGCTCTCTGCGCCGCACCGTCAGGTGGCCCGCGCCGAGAGCTCCGCCCCGAAGGCGTCCGCCTCGAAAGCGTCCGCTTCGAAGGTGTCTGCCTCGAAAGCTGTGGCGGCGAAGCCGGCCCAGCGCCCGGTACGCCTTGCCAGCCTCAGGAAGCGCTGA
- a CDS encoding NAD(P)/FAD-dependent oxidoreductase yields MRSAIVLGGGMVGVGTALHLQSRGWSVALVDRREPGRETSYGNAGIIQSEAVRPYAMPHDLGGILDIALARTNDVHYSLAALPYHMRPLLQYWWNSFPERHEVLTKTYAQLISRAAPEHEPLITAAGAGNLVRRDGFRVLHRNQAQFDKEAKDAEAVGKAFGVKFKLLSAAELAKAEPGLNESGIGGLHWQEPWTVSDPGSLVTSYAELFVRRGGKLLRGDATTLSQVGSGWAVVTDEGRIEAEAAVVSLGPWSPTFLKRFGYDIPMVRKRGYHRHYTGGAPLDLPLRDAAFGYLMNPMAKGVRITTGAELSEPDAELTPVQLGKAEAAARQLIDLGKPVEPEPWLGTRPCMPDMLPVVGETARHKGLWLHFGHGHQGFTLGPATGRILAELMSGEAPSVDVAACAPARFGA; encoded by the coding sequence ATGCGAAGCGCAATCGTTCTCGGAGGCGGCATGGTCGGCGTCGGCACGGCTCTGCATCTGCAGAGCCGCGGCTGGTCGGTGGCGCTGGTCGACCGCAGGGAGCCGGGTCGCGAGACCAGCTACGGCAATGCCGGCATCATCCAGAGCGAGGCCGTCAGGCCGTATGCCATGCCCCACGACCTCGGTGGCATCCTCGACATTGCGCTGGCGCGTACCAACGACGTGCACTACAGCCTCGCGGCGCTGCCGTATCATATGCGGCCGCTGCTGCAATATTGGTGGAATTCGTTCCCCGAACGGCACGAGGTCCTGACCAAGACCTACGCCCAGCTGATCTCGCGCGCCGCGCCCGAGCACGAGCCTTTGATCACCGCCGCCGGCGCCGGCAATCTCGTCCGCCGCGACGGCTTTCGCGTGTTGCACCGGAATCAGGCGCAGTTCGACAAGGAGGCCAAGGATGCGGAAGCGGTCGGCAAGGCGTTCGGCGTCAAGTTCAAGCTGCTGAGTGCAGCCGAGCTCGCCAAGGCCGAGCCGGGCCTCAACGAGAGCGGCATCGGCGGCCTGCACTGGCAGGAGCCGTGGACGGTGTCGGACCCCGGCAGCCTGGTGACATCCTACGCCGAGCTGTTCGTGCGCCGTGGCGGCAAGTTGCTGCGCGGCGACGCGACCACGCTGTCGCAGGTGGGCAGCGGCTGGGCCGTCGTCACGGACGAGGGACGGATCGAGGCCGAGGCCGCCGTGGTCTCGCTCGGGCCGTGGTCGCCGACGTTCCTGAAGCGGTTCGGCTACGACATCCCGATGGTGCGCAAGCGCGGCTATCACCGTCACTACACCGGCGGTGCGCCGCTCGATCTGCCGCTGCGCGACGCTGCGTTCGGCTACCTGATGAACCCGATGGCCAAGGGGGTGCGCATCACCACCGGCGCGGAGCTGTCGGAGCCGGATGCCGAACTGACGCCGGTGCAGCTCGGCAAGGCGGAAGCGGCCGCACGCCAGCTGATCGACCTCGGCAAGCCGGTCGAGCCGGAGCCGTGGCTCGGCACGCGGCCCTGCATGCCCGACATGCTGCCGGTGGTCGGCGAGACCGCGCGGCACAAGGGCCTGTGGCTGCATTTCGGTCACGGCCATCAGGGCTTCACGCTGGGACCGGCGACGGGTCGCATCCTCGCCGAGCTGATGAGCGGCGAGGCGCCGAGCGTCGATGTTGCCGCCTGCGCGCCTGCACGCTTCGGGGCGTAG
- a CDS encoding helix-turn-helix domain-containing protein yields MTDTTVSAPASEGPHSQLGQCLKAARQVRGLTLKQVAEKTGMALSTLSKVENGLMSLTYDKLLQLTSGLQMDIAELFSPTTPQPEPGRPVTARRSVSRAGQGQIVNTKFYTYTYQCTDLIGKRMVPMIAEVRARTLDEFGPLLRHSGEEYFLVTRGTIAVHTEFYAPEILNEGDGIYIDSTMGHAYLNAGSAESAQGVCLCTSEQADLFEQLHRIAKKDAVE; encoded by the coding sequence GTGACCGACACCACCGTCAGCGCCCCCGCCTCCGAAGGCCCCCACTCTCAGCTCGGCCAGTGTCTCAAGGCGGCGCGGCAGGTGCGCGGACTGACGCTGAAACAGGTTGCGGAAAAGACGGGCATGGCGCTGTCGACCCTGTCCAAGGTCGAAAACGGCTTGATGTCGCTGACCTATGACAAGCTGCTGCAGCTGACCTCGGGCCTGCAGATGGACATCGCCGAGCTGTTCAGCCCGACGACGCCGCAACCCGAGCCGGGACGTCCCGTGACCGCACGCCGCAGCGTCAGCCGCGCCGGCCAGGGCCAGATCGTCAACACCAAGTTCTACACCTACACCTATCAGTGCACGGACCTGATCGGAAAGCGCATGGTGCCGATGATCGCCGAGGTGCGCGCGCGCACCCTGGACGAGTTCGGCCCCCTGCTCCGCCACAGCGGCGAGGAGTACTTCCTGGTCACCCGCGGCACCATCGCCGTCCACACCGAGTTCTACGCCCCCGAGATCCTCAACGAAGGCGACGGCATCTACATCGACAGCACCATGGGCCACGCCTACCTCAACGCCGGCAGCGCGGAGTCGGCGCAGGGCGTGTGCCTGTGTACGAGCGAGCAGGCGGATCTGTTCGAGCAGCTGCACCGGATCGCGAAGAAGGATGCGGTGGAGTGA
- a CDS encoding polysaccharide deacetylase family protein: protein MTGWVNAAVVAAALLAADVAIAAPAACPREGTLGTSRVLSVNPKNYPRVGLKSFPDTLPLQDGEVVLTFDDGPSPPMTNKVLAALARECVHATFFLVGQPASGRAELVRKIAAEGHTVGHHSFTHAHLAHITPEQAIEEIDRGIAADEKALNGVETTIPSTPFFRFPYFESTPATLDLLQSRGIAVFGADLWASDWTAMSPQGTLKLLIRRLEQARKGIILLHDPQPRTVAMLPAFLRYLKDNGYRVVHIVPAKSEQPAEPQAEQHSGSPAPAEPHEGG from the coding sequence ATGACGGGATGGGTAAACGCAGCCGTCGTCGCGGCCGCGCTGCTCGCGGCCGACGTCGCGATCGCCGCCCCCGCCGCATGCCCGCGCGAGGGCACGCTCGGCACCTCACGCGTGCTGAGCGTGAACCCGAAGAACTATCCGCGCGTCGGCCTGAAGAGCTTTCCGGATACCCTGCCGCTGCAGGACGGCGAGGTGGTGCTCACCTTCGACGATGGTCCGTCGCCGCCGATGACCAACAAGGTGCTCGCGGCACTCGCCAGGGAATGCGTGCACGCGACGTTCTTTCTGGTCGGCCAACCCGCTTCGGGCCGCGCGGAACTGGTGCGGAAGATCGCGGCCGAAGGCCACACGGTCGGCCATCACAGTTTCACGCACGCGCACCTCGCGCACATCACGCCGGAGCAGGCGATCGAAGAGATCGATCGCGGAATTGCCGCCGACGAGAAAGCGCTCAACGGCGTCGAGACGACGATCCCGTCGACTCCGTTCTTCCGCTTCCCCTACTTCGAATCGACGCCGGCGACGCTCGACCTGCTGCAATCGCGCGGCATCGCCGTCTTCGGCGCCGATCTTTGGGCCAGCGATTGGACTGCGATGTCACCGCAAGGGACGCTGAAGCTCTTGATCCGCAGGCTGGAGCAAGCCCGCAAGGGCATCATCTTGCTGCACGATCCACAGCCCCGCACGGTGGCGATGCTGCCGGCCTTTCTGCGCTACCTGAAGGACAATGGCTACCGCGTCGTCCACATCGTGCCGGCAAAGTCCGAGCAGCCGGCGGAACCGCAAGCTGAGCAGCACAGCGGCAGCCCCGCGCCCGCTGAGCCGCATGAAGGTGGTTAA
- a CDS encoding alpha-amylase family protein — MRRTSDKARAMMGSWIEHAILWHVYPLGFVGAEREARARDGVVHRLGHLTSWLDYAVDLGVSGLLLGPIFASSTHGYDTIDYFRVDPRLGDDADFDAFVSAARTRGLRIILDGVFNHVGSDYPAFQRALAGGPGSPEAHWFKLTWPAARSAGELPDYATFEGHRHLVALNHDDPGVADHVVAVMRHWLSRGVSGWRLDAAYAVPRAFWSKVLPRVRADFPEAYFVGEVIHGDYAGFVRETGIDAVTQYELWKAIWSSLNDGNLFELAWALKRHDAMLETFVPQTFIGNHDVTRIASQLHDERHLAHALVVLMTSGGTPSIYAGDEQRFHGIKEHRVGGDDAIRPAFPKKPADLALFGWPTYRLHQQLIGLRRRHPWLHRARSRVITINRSDLLLETSYGADRLWVVLNLADAGIVRTIETEADRLAGDIELSHKGGATDVSVPPHGWGILGRRNEARAADADMS, encoded by the coding sequence GTGAGACGGACGTCGGACAAGGCACGGGCGATGATGGGCAGCTGGATCGAGCACGCAATTCTCTGGCACGTCTACCCGCTCGGATTTGTCGGCGCCGAGCGCGAGGCGCGGGCCCGTGATGGCGTCGTCCATCGCCTTGGCCATCTGACGTCCTGGCTCGACTACGCCGTCGATCTCGGCGTGTCGGGTCTCCTGCTCGGGCCGATTTTTGCGTCGTCGACGCACGGATACGACACGATCGATTATTTCCGGGTCGACCCGCGGCTGGGCGACGACGCAGATTTCGACGCATTCGTCAGTGCGGCACGGACGCGCGGCCTGCGCATCATTCTCGACGGCGTCTTCAACCATGTCGGCTCCGACTATCCGGCATTCCAGCGCGCGCTTGCCGGCGGTCCGGGATCACCGGAGGCGCACTGGTTCAAGTTGACCTGGCCGGCGGCCCGCTCCGCCGGAGAGTTGCCGGATTACGCGACGTTCGAAGGGCATCGTCATCTGGTGGCGTTGAACCATGATGATCCCGGCGTCGCCGATCACGTCGTCGCGGTGATGCGGCACTGGCTGAGCCGCGGCGTTTCCGGCTGGCGGCTCGACGCGGCCTATGCAGTCCCCAGGGCCTTCTGGTCGAAGGTCCTGCCGCGCGTCCGCGCCGACTTTCCCGAGGCGTATTTTGTTGGTGAGGTCATCCATGGCGATTATGCCGGCTTCGTCCGCGAAACCGGCATCGATGCCGTCACGCAATACGAGCTGTGGAAGGCGATCTGGAGCTCATTGAACGACGGCAATCTGTTCGAGCTGGCATGGGCCTTGAAGCGCCACGACGCCATGCTGGAGACGTTCGTTCCGCAGACCTTCATCGGCAATCACGACGTCACCCGCATCGCGAGCCAATTGCACGACGAGCGCCATCTTGCCCATGCACTCGTCGTCCTGATGACATCGGGCGGGACGCCCTCGATCTATGCCGGTGACGAGCAGCGCTTCCACGGCATCAAGGAGCATCGCGTCGGCGGCGACGATGCCATCCGCCCGGCGTTTCCCAAAAAGCCGGCGGATCTCGCCTTGTTCGGCTGGCCGACATATCGTCTCCACCAGCAACTCATCGGGCTGCGCCGACGGCACCCCTGGCTGCATCGCGCCCGCAGCCGCGTGATCACGATCAACCGCTCGGATCTGCTGCTCGAAACATCCTACGGAGCCGACCGGCTGTGGGTCGTCCTGAACCTCGCCGACGCGGGTATTGTCCGCACCATCGAGACGGAGGCGGACCGTCTTGCTGGCGATATCGAGCTCTCTCACAAGGGCGGCGCGACGGACGTCTCCGTTCCTCCGCACGGCTGGGGCATCCTCGGACGGCGCAATGAAGCAAGGGCGGCCGACGCCGACATGAGCTGA
- a CDS encoding helix-turn-helix domain-containing protein yields the protein MQRLRLKADGRIVELRDGGEFPLAPTTVEPAAPVEVRDLRRRVQLTQQEFAAKLGVPVETIRNWEQGKRMPRGPARALLTVIAHAPDTVFAALAKT from the coding sequence ATGCAACGCTTGCGGCTGAAGGCGGACGGACGAATCGTGGAGCTGCGCGATGGCGGCGAGTTTCCGCTCGCGCCTACGACGGTTGAACCGGCTGCTCCGGTCGAGGTCCGCGATCTCCGGCGGCGGGTGCAGCTGACGCAGCAGGAATTCGCCGCCAAGCTCGGCGTGCCGGTCGAGACCATCCGCAATTGGGAGCAGGGCAAGCGCATGCCGCGCGGCCCGGCGCGCGCGCTGCTGACCGTGATCGCGCATGCGCCGGATACGGTGTTTGCGGCCTTAGCTAAGACTTAA